CCCCGTAAAGACCAAAGTTTTTAGAGAAGGATTGCGCCACGAACATTTCTAACGAAGTGTTTCGGAAGAAATATCTTATGGGCcaagcatcttcatccaaaTCTCCAGTGGCAAGCCCCTGGCTGCGTGCGAATTAGCTCTTGAGCTGCTGACATTACGGGTGAGTCTGCGTACTAGGCAAGATCAAAGAATGGAATAAGCCTCTTCTGTTCGCAAATACTGGCAATGGCCCTCCACTGTTCTTTTGTGAAGTCTCGTCCCGTGGGATTATGTGCGCAGCCATGCAAAATTACAACATCACCTTCTCCAGCCATGGAAGACAGGGTAGACATGGCGCCTTCAAAATCGAGATCCAATATCTCTTTATTGAAGTAGGCATACTTCTGACGTTTGATATCGGGATCTGCAAGTTTCCAAATTTCCTCGTGATTAATCCAAGTGGGATCTGAGATCCAGACTGTTCGCGGGCGGATAGTTTTTGCTAAAAACAGAGCACCCAGATGATTTGCCCCGGTGCCCGCAATGGTCTGGATGCTTGCGATAGTATTTGCATCCTCAGGTGTTGTATCGAATACGAGTTTTTGGGCACTGTCAAGTAGTTCAGCATGGCCCAGAATAGGTAAATGTTCGTGGTCGGCAGTCGGGTCATTAAGTAACTCTTGTTTGGCCTGGATATGATTAGTAgaagtttttttttgctAAAGCGTTGGTGAGATATGTTACCTTTCGTACCGATGGCAAGATCCAGGGCCTTGCATCCTCATCGCGATAGAAGCCAGGACTAAGATCAACTTTCAACGGTGAACGATCTGCCCTGTATGCATCAATCAAGGCGAAGGCGGCGTCTGGTGGTGCTTCGGAAAGACTGGCCAAGTGAGACATTGCTGCGAGATACGAAAGCGGCTCCACAGGCAATACATAATCAGATGTGTTCTGCATGGTTCAGTATTGACCTGCATTTATATCCATCTTAAATCGTAGATCATGTGGCTGGTCGTTCATCTCGCCGTATCGTGGTGTTTCGGCAACTTGGCTAGTTCGCCGATATCTAAGGCAGGCCGTATACGGAGAGCTTCAGAAGCCAGGCACGGTGATGGTGTCTGATCCCCGAGATAGAGAGTCGTGCGGTTTTA
This genomic stretch from Trichoderma breve strain T069 chromosome 1, whole genome shotgun sequence harbors:
- a CDS encoding aminotransferase class I and II domain-containing protein; translated protein: MSHLASLSEAPPDAAFALIDAYRADRSPLKVDLSPGFYRDEDARPWILPSVRKAKQELLNDPTADHEHLPILGHAELLDSAQKLVFDTTPEDANTIASIQTIAGTGANHLGALFLAKTIRPRTVWISDPTWINHEEIWKLADPDIKRQKYAYFNKEILDLDFEGAMSTLSSMAGEGDVVILHGCAHNPTGRDFTKEQWRAIASICEQKRLIPFFDLAYQGLATGDLDEDAWPIRYFFRNTSLEMFVAQSFSKNFGLYGERTGALHVVCRTDDSGTKVVNMLTRLSRAEITTCPINGSKIVAKVLGNKDLKAQWQHDLLHMSDRMRTMRQMLVDGLRKRQTPGQWDHILTDIGMFSITSLQPNQIRILREEYHVYLLPSGRISMTGLTEHNVEYVAEAFHKVLLDTTPQ